A region of Thermotoga sp. Mc24 DNA encodes the following proteins:
- a CDS encoding ABC transporter permease — protein MKRRYRSTAKWLFFIALIFVWEFSKVPQYLLPKPSSIVLEGLSQWKILMDHSLYTILEAFSGLVIGLVLGMGLAVLMDLFQTVKEVMYPILIISQAIPIVAVAPLVIIWFGLGVGTKIGIVAFVTLFPVALNTLEGFRTIDQDALDLFKVMKATKIQIYRYLVLPHTLPYVLSGLKISATYAVVSAVIGEWLGAEKGLGIYMIRAMNTFRADRLFLSVIVVVVLSVAVFKIADILSRKLTPWFEERRLVK, from the coding sequence TTGAAGAGAAGGTATCGAAGTACCGCTAAATGGCTGTTTTTTATAGCTCTGATTTTCGTGTGGGAGTTCTCGAAAGTCCCACAGTATCTTCTTCCCAAACCTTCTTCCATAGTTCTCGAGGGACTTTCGCAGTGGAAAATCTTGATGGATCACAGTCTCTACACGATCCTTGAGGCTTTTTCTGGCCTGGTTATAGGCCTCGTGTTGGGAATGGGGCTTGCGGTCCTGATGGATCTGTTCCAGACGGTGAAAGAGGTAATGTACCCGATCCTCATCATCTCACAGGCGATACCCATCGTTGCTGTGGCACCGCTCGTCATCATCTGGTTCGGTCTGGGCGTGGGCACGAAAATAGGCATAGTAGCGTTCGTCACACTCTTTCCGGTTGCGCTCAACACTCTCGAAGGATTCAGAACGATCGATCAGGACGCTCTGGATCTTTTCAAAGTGATGAAGGCAACGAAGATCCAGATCTACAGGTACCTTGTACTACCGCACACGTTACCTTACGTTCTCTCTGGGCTCAAGATATCCGCCACATACGCTGTGGTTTCCGCTGTGATAGGAGAATGGCTTGGAGCAGAAAAAGGCCTGGGCATATACATGATAAGGGCAATGAACACCTTCAGAGCTGACAGGCTCTTTCTCTCTGTGATAGTTGTGGTTGTGCTCAGCGTTGCCGTCTTCAAGATAGCTGATATTCTCTCCAGAAAACTCACACCTTGGTTCGAGGAAAGGAGGCTGGTAAAATGA
- a CDS encoding ABC transporter substrate-binding protein encodes MKRLTFIAMFLISVLALFAEEVTVVLDWYPNTNHTGLYVAKDLGYYREEGLDVKIVQPSRLTAEQLVASGKAEFGVSYQEAVTLSRGEGMPIVSIAAIIQHNTSGFAWLKDEGIKSVKDWEGKRYGSWGSPIEKATIEYIMRKYGADPSKVIFVNVGQMDFFAGTLNNVFDFAWIFYGWDGVASKVKGIEIEFLPLKDIDEVFDYYTPVLITSESLIKQNPDLVRRFLRATAKGYEYAIQHPVEAAKILLKYAPELDEKIVVESQKYLAGQYKADAEKWGYQKEEVWRRYAEWLHSMGFLKETIDVTKAFTNEFLP; translated from the coding sequence ATGAAAAGACTGACCTTCATTGCGATGTTTTTGATCTCTGTCCTTGCACTTTTCGCTGAAGAGGTAACGGTCGTACTGGACTGGTATCCCAACACGAACCACACGGGGCTCTACGTAGCCAAGGACCTTGGATACTACAGAGAAGAAGGGTTGGATGTGAAGATCGTTCAACCGTCTCGGTTGACAGCGGAACAGCTTGTAGCGAGTGGAAAAGCGGAATTTGGCGTGAGTTATCAGGAAGCGGTCACCCTCTCCAGAGGAGAAGGGATGCCCATCGTCTCCATAGCTGCCATCATCCAGCACAACACATCGGGTTTCGCTTGGCTGAAGGATGAAGGAATCAAAAGTGTGAAAGACTGGGAGGGTAAGAGATACGGAAGCTGGGGTTCTCCTATAGAGAAGGCGACCATAGAATACATCATGAGAAAATACGGTGCAGATCCTTCAAAGGTGATTTTTGTGAACGTGGGACAGATGGATTTCTTTGCGGGAACGCTGAACAATGTGTTCGATTTTGCCTGGATCTTCTACGGATGGGACGGTGTTGCCAGCAAGGTGAAAGGGATAGAGATAGAGTTCCTCCCGCTGAAGGATATAGACGAAGTCTTTGACTACTACACGCCGGTTCTGATAACGAGCGAATCTCTCATAAAGCAAAATCCAGATCTCGTAAGAAGATTTTTGAGAGCCACGGCCAAGGGATACGAGTACGCAATACAGCACCCTGTGGAGGCAGCCAAAATACTCCTCAAATACGCTCCGGAACTGGATGAAAAGATCGTTGTAGAATCTCAAAAGTACCTCGCAGGTCAGTACAAAGCGGACGCGGAAAAATGGGGCTACCAGAAAGAAGAAGTCTGGAGGAGATACGCGGAATGGCTTCACTCTATGGGATTCCTGAAAGAGACGATAGACGTGACGAAGGCGTTCACAAACGAGTTCCTACCGTGA
- a CDS encoding acyl-CoA dehydratase activase: MTGVCIGSSSVSFYSEREKGNLPHNGDPLALLSMMIPAFLDEGPVVITGRKTREIIDLPQISEAEATEIAYRHLMKKYGKVEAVVSAGGENTILYRVNDKGIITGIYTGSKCASGTGEFFLQQLQRMGISLEEANSVETEEYYELSSRCTVFCKSDCTHALNKGVPKELVLNGLGKVMADKIVELAHKAGVKKILLVGGTTRNRLMLKHLERVLEVIVPEEALFFEAYGAYLWGKLNGVVSKKTFTIKKEEITSFPTHEPLKKYLHMVEFKEMPFQQARDGDVCVLGIDVGSTTTKAVLMRYDDEAILAGVYLRTLGDPIRAARQCYSSILEQLNGTKVKIIGLGVTGSGRKIVGLYSQTDAVYNEIMAHAKAAAHFDPEVDTIFEIGGQDAKYTYLVNGVPADYAMNEACSAGTGSFLEEAAGESLGVHYTEIGDLALKGENPPNFSDQCAAFIGSDVKTAVNEGISKEDICAGLVYSVCMNYLNRVKGSRPVGKKIFMQGGVCYNKAVPVAMAALVGKNIVVPPHPGLMGAYGVALLTKENLELGFLEKKEFKLKELISREVRYRGTFICPGGKEKCDRKCEIRIIEIDGKRFPFGGACNKYENVLRHANIDSTKYNFVKNREKYIFHLEREVKGAKTIGLSRSLAMNNLFPLFYTFLTELGFDVVVPEKSDRRGWEMMNSEFCFPVELSHGYMYDLISKNPDLIFVPRLRGIKVENSENYNVFCPFVQSEVDWLTSAFPEMEEKLVTGYFDFSRGDEKEEFLRVAERLGRSREEGERAFEKAWKAFNERFSLIKKQWNEFLKILDESEFGVVLFGRSYNAFSSDANMGIPEKFATRGIPIINFDSIPFEDEKGYRNMYWSWGEMILKASRFVEKHPKLFGVYITNFSCGPDSFIISYFRDIMAKKPSLVLELDSHTADAGIETRIEAFVDIVKSYLRLQRKNEKRKSAKRPQTILEKNTLYVITPDGGRLRLNDERVKVVFPSMGQFGSQCLSAAFRYYGVRSDVCPPPDVEEFKLGRGNSLSKECLPLQLTLGSLIKYIREKASDDEIILYFMPETMGPCRFGQYSVFMNLWLDRNNVRNVTLFGLNSENAYAGLGIAFRIRAWLAIVVSDVFFDVERAVMTLARDKEEARKVLEGCREKILNSLANDSLRDFFKTLDEVSEILSGVERIVDYEKAPKVLLTGEIYVRRDEFSRKHLENLMEKNRIIMHISPVHEWIYYTDYLYLNRLISPNSTRVDRLKKRIEILVKRYVERRVKKILEKSGFYRSHMVDVESIVDAAKDYLNPKLTGEAILTIGTVLHEIVNHYDGIISIGPFGCMPSRIAEAVVKKGLKEQKEKTTGVLRKVLDEFGDLPVIHIESDGNPFTPTVQSKLEAFMFQVRRLRNYLNGLLNTENTLEETEETLPENIRVDS, translated from the coding sequence ATGACCGGAGTGTGCATCGGTTCCTCGAGTGTTTCATTCTACAGTGAAAGGGAGAAAGGAAATCTTCCTCACAACGGAGATCCCCTCGCTCTGCTTTCCATGATGATCCCCGCTTTTCTCGATGAAGGGCCCGTGGTCATCACAGGTCGAAAGACAAGAGAAATAATAGATCTGCCTCAGATATCCGAAGCGGAGGCAACGGAAATCGCCTACAGGCATCTCATGAAAAAATACGGAAAGGTCGAAGCCGTTGTCAGTGCCGGTGGGGAGAACACCATTCTCTACAGAGTGAACGATAAGGGAATCATAACCGGCATATACACGGGTAGCAAGTGCGCCTCGGGAACGGGAGAATTCTTCCTTCAGCAGCTTCAGAGGATGGGAATATCTCTTGAGGAAGCCAACAGTGTCGAGACGGAAGAGTACTATGAACTCTCCTCGAGGTGTACCGTTTTCTGCAAGAGTGATTGCACCCACGCGCTGAACAAAGGGGTTCCAAAGGAACTCGTTCTGAACGGTCTTGGAAAGGTGATGGCCGACAAGATAGTGGAACTGGCTCACAAGGCAGGAGTTAAGAAGATCCTCCTTGTCGGTGGAACGACGAGAAACAGGCTCATGTTGAAGCACCTGGAAAGAGTTCTGGAAGTGATCGTTCCGGAAGAAGCGCTGTTCTTCGAAGCCTACGGGGCTTACCTGTGGGGAAAGCTGAACGGAGTGGTATCGAAAAAGACCTTCACGATCAAAAAAGAAGAAATTACCAGTTTTCCCACTCACGAGCCTCTCAAAAAGTACCTGCACATGGTCGAGTTCAAAGAAATGCCGTTCCAGCAGGCAAGAGATGGGGATGTGTGTGTGCTGGGAATAGACGTTGGATCCACCACAACGAAAGCGGTGCTGATGAGATACGATGATGAAGCCATCCTGGCGGGAGTGTACCTTCGAACTCTGGGAGATCCCATAAGAGCGGCAAGGCAGTGCTACTCCTCTATATTGGAGCAGCTCAACGGGACGAAAGTGAAGATAATCGGACTCGGTGTGACGGGATCAGGGAGGAAGATCGTTGGGCTGTATTCTCAGACCGACGCCGTGTACAACGAGATAATGGCGCACGCGAAAGCGGCCGCTCATTTCGATCCAGAGGTGGACACGATCTTCGAGATAGGAGGTCAAGATGCCAAGTACACCTATCTGGTGAACGGGGTTCCGGCGGATTACGCGATGAACGAAGCCTGTTCGGCCGGGACGGGATCTTTCCTCGAAGAGGCAGCGGGAGAGTCCCTTGGAGTCCACTACACCGAGATCGGAGATCTCGCTCTGAAAGGCGAAAATCCTCCGAACTTCAGCGATCAGTGCGCGGCCTTCATAGGAAGCGACGTCAAGACGGCGGTGAACGAAGGGATCTCTAAAGAAGACATATGCGCCGGGCTTGTGTACTCCGTGTGTATGAACTACCTGAACAGGGTGAAAGGAAGCAGACCTGTAGGAAAGAAGATCTTCATGCAGGGCGGAGTTTGCTACAACAAAGCGGTGCCTGTTGCCATGGCTGCTCTCGTTGGAAAGAACATAGTTGTTCCCCCGCACCCGGGTTTGATGGGCGCTTACGGAGTGGCTCTGCTCACCAAAGAGAATCTTGAACTCGGTTTTCTGGAAAAGAAAGAGTTCAAACTGAAGGAATTGATCTCCAGAGAAGTCAGATACAGAGGAACGTTCATCTGTCCCGGTGGGAAAGAAAAATGCGATAGAAAGTGTGAGATCAGGATCATAGAGATCGATGGAAAGCGGTTCCCGTTCGGTGGTGCCTGCAACAAGTACGAGAACGTGCTGAGACACGCCAACATAGACAGCACAAAGTACAACTTCGTCAAAAACAGGGAGAAATACATTTTCCACCTCGAGAGAGAAGTGAAGGGAGCAAAGACCATCGGTTTGAGCAGATCTTTGGCGATGAACAACCTTTTCCCGCTTTTCTACACCTTCCTTACAGAACTCGGTTTCGACGTTGTGGTTCCCGAAAAGTCCGACAGACGCGGCTGGGAGATGATGAACTCCGAATTCTGCTTCCCGGTGGAACTCTCCCACGGCTACATGTACGATCTGATCTCGAAGAATCCGGATCTGATATTCGTTCCAAGGTTGAGAGGAATCAAAGTGGAAAATTCAGAGAACTACAACGTCTTCTGTCCCTTTGTTCAGAGTGAAGTTGACTGGCTCACATCTGCGTTTCCTGAAATGGAAGAAAAGCTCGTGACGGGCTATTTCGATTTCTCGCGCGGTGATGAAAAGGAAGAATTTCTCAGAGTGGCTGAAAGGCTTGGAAGATCACGCGAGGAAGGGGAACGAGCCTTTGAAAAGGCCTGGAAGGCTTTCAACGAAAGGTTTAGTCTCATAAAGAAACAGTGGAATGAATTTCTGAAAATTCTTGACGAGTCGGAATTCGGTGTGGTTCTCTTTGGAAGATCTTACAACGCCTTCTCTTCCGATGCGAACATGGGAATCCCCGAAAAATTCGCCACCCGCGGAATTCCCATCATCAACTTCGATTCCATACCCTTCGAGGATGAAAAGGGCTACAGAAACATGTACTGGTCGTGGGGAGAGATGATTCTCAAAGCGTCACGATTCGTCGAAAAGCATCCAAAACTCTTTGGGGTTTACATCACCAACTTCAGCTGTGGTCCTGACTCTTTCATCATCTCTTACTTCAGAGACATAATGGCGAAGAAACCGTCGCTCGTTCTGGAGCTCGACAGTCACACAGCGGACGCAGGCATAGAAACGAGAATCGAAGCCTTCGTAGACATTGTTAAGAGTTATCTCAGATTGCAGAGAAAGAACGAAAAAAGAAAAAGTGCGAAAAGACCCCAAACGATTTTGGAAAAAAACACCCTCTATGTGATCACTCCGGACGGAGGGAGACTGCGACTCAATGATGAAAGGGTGAAAGTTGTTTTCCCGTCGATGGGTCAGTTCGGGTCTCAGTGTCTTTCTGCAGCTTTCAGGTATTACGGTGTCAGGTCCGACGTGTGTCCTCCACCGGATGTCGAGGAGTTCAAACTCGGAAGGGGAAACTCTCTTTCGAAGGAGTGTCTTCCTCTTCAACTCACTCTTGGAAGCCTCATAAAGTACATCAGAGAGAAAGCATCCGATGACGAGATCATACTTTATTTCATGCCGGAGACGATGGGACCATGCCGATTCGGGCAGTACAGTGTCTTCATGAACCTGTGGCTCGATAGGAACAACGTGAGAAATGTGACGCTCTTCGGGTTGAATTCCGAAAATGCCTATGCGGGGCTTGGAATTGCTTTCAGAATCAGGGCATGGTTGGCTATTGTCGTTTCTGATGTGTTCTTCGACGTGGAACGCGCCGTGATGACGCTGGCGAGGGACAAGGAGGAAGCAAGAAAAGTCCTGGAAGGATGCAGGGAAAAGATATTGAACAGTCTTGCGAACGATTCTCTTAGGGACTTCTTCAAAACACTCGATGAAGTCTCAGAGATACTTTCGGGTGTTGAGAGGATCGTGGATTACGAAAAGGCGCCGAAGGTGCTGCTTACAGGAGAAATCTATGTGAGAAGAGACGAGTTCTCCAGAAAGCACCTCGAAAATTTGATGGAGAAGAACAGGATCATCATGCACATATCGCCGGTCCACGAGTGGATCTATTACACGGATTATCTGTACCTCAACAGGTTGATCTCTCCGAATTCCACCCGCGTGGACAGGCTGAAGAAGCGAATCGAGATCCTCGTGAAAAGGTACGTAGAGAGAAGAGTGAAAAAAATCTTGGAAAAAAGCGGCTTTTACAGGTCTCATATGGTGGATGTAGAATCCATTGTTGACGCGGCGAAAGACTACCTGAATCCAAAGCTCACCGGAGAAGCGATCCTCACCATAGGAACCGTCCTGCATGAGATCGTAAACCACTACGATGGTATCATCTCAATAGGACCCTTTGGTTGCATGCCGAGCAGGATAGCGGAAGCGGTTGTGAAAAAAGGCTTGAAAGAACAAAAAGAGAAGACCACAGGGGTTTTGAGAAAAGTACTGGACGAGTTCGGAGACCTTCCCGTGATACACATAGAGTCCGATGGGAATCCGTTCACACCAACGGTACAGAGCAAGCTGGAGGCGTTCATGTTCCAGGTCAGAAGATTGAGAAACTACCTGAACGGTCTGCTGAACACGGAGAACACCCTGGAGGAAACTGAAGAGACTCTCCCTGAAAATATCAGGGTTGATTCATGA
- a CDS encoding ABC transporter ATP-binding protein, with amino-acid sequence MASLYGIPERDDRRDEGVHKRVPTVIKVSHLTVCYGELKAVEDLSLEVQRGEILSLVGPSGCGKTTVVKAILGLIPYEGKIEIFTSRLGYCPQKDVLFDWMTAYENAVLPLVLRKELPPSNIKELFERFGLSGFEEKRPYQLSGGMRQRLSLLRAVLSGEELLVLDEPFSSVDAYTRKKLQIWLSEIVHRMKSTVVLITHDVEEAVFLSDRILILSDRPARILKEIRVPFPKPRTIKTFSDPRFSEIEEEVLETLMNQP; translated from the coding sequence ATGGCTTCACTCTATGGGATTCCTGAAAGAGACGATAGACGTGACGAAGGCGTTCACAAACGAGTTCCTACCGTGATAAAGGTATCCCACCTCACGGTTTGCTACGGAGAACTCAAAGCGGTGGAGGATCTCTCCTTGGAGGTTCAAAGGGGAGAGATCCTCTCCCTTGTGGGACCATCCGGATGTGGAAAGACCACCGTTGTGAAGGCTATTCTGGGATTGATTCCCTACGAGGGAAAGATAGAGATCTTCACATCTCGTCTCGGATACTGTCCTCAAAAGGATGTGCTGTTCGACTGGATGACCGCCTATGAGAACGCCGTGCTCCCACTCGTTCTCAGAAAAGAACTGCCGCCATCAAACATAAAAGAATTGTTTGAACGATTCGGTCTTTCTGGCTTTGAAGAGAAAAGGCCGTACCAGCTGAGTGGCGGTATGAGGCAGAGACTGTCTCTTCTGAGGGCCGTTCTATCGGGCGAGGAGCTCCTCGTACTCGATGAACCTTTTTCTTCGGTAGATGCTTACACTCGAAAGAAACTCCAGATATGGCTTTCTGAGATCGTACACAGGATGAAAAGTACGGTCGTACTCATCACTCACGACGTGGAGGAAGCGGTCTTCCTTTCAGACAGAATATTGATCCTCTCCGATCGCCCCGCAAGGATTTTGAAGGAAATACGCGTGCCGTTTCCAAAGCCGAGAACCATAAAAACTTTTTCCGATCCTCGTTTCTCAGAAATAGAAGAAGAGGTGCTGGAGACTCTCATGAATCAACCCTGA
- a CDS encoding thiamine-binding protein, translating to MPKVTVSIKVIPAVEDGRLHEVIDRAIEKISSWGMKYEVGPSNTTVEGEFEEIMDRVKELVRYLEQFAKRFVLQLDIDYKVGGITIEEKVSKYR from the coding sequence ATGCCGAAAGTAACGGTTTCCATAAAGGTGATTCCCGCCGTGGAAGATGGAAGACTCCACGAGGTGATCGACAGAGCGATCGAAAAGATCTCTTCGTGGGGCATGAAATACGAAGTGGGTCCTTCCAACACCACCGTGGAAGGTGAATTCGAAGAGATCATGGATCGTGTGAAAGAGCTCGTCAGATACCTTGAACAGTTCGCGAAACGATTCGTTCTTCAGCTGGACATCGATTACAAAGTCGGAGGTATCACGATTGAAGAGAAGGTATCGAAGTACCGCTAA
- a CDS encoding DUF6115 domain-containing protein, with protein MNLVDYLVVLSTVGTVVFSWTYLLLGRNGNSKEPNQEDVEERIMELMGKFRYLSANRLELLEKKTQELRKLISEANTVMSRLMVKMSEIERERIFSSEDEGEKSEKMEKPIIPVIQEQDETKAEEKEEELETALERRIVSMYDRGFSEVDIAKKLGITVGEVRLILQLFKRNAG; from the coding sequence ATGAATCTCGTAGACTATCTGGTGGTGCTTTCCACGGTGGGAACGGTGGTCTTTTCGTGGACGTATCTTCTCCTTGGGAGGAACGGTAACTCAAAAGAGCCGAATCAGGAGGATGTAGAAGAGAGGATCATGGAACTCATGGGAAAGTTCCGCTACCTGTCGGCCAACAGACTCGAACTCCTCGAAAAGAAGACACAAGAGTTAAGAAAACTCATATCCGAAGCCAACACCGTGATGTCAAGGCTGATGGTCAAGATGTCCGAAATAGAAAGAGAAAGGATCTTCTCCTCTGAAGATGAAGGGGAAAAATCTGAAAAGATGGAAAAACCAATTATCCCTGTTATTCAAGAGCAGGATGAAACGAAAGCGGAAGAAAAAGAAGAGGAACTGGAAACCGCTTTAGAAAGAAGAATCGTCTCGATGTACGACAGGGGATTTTCAGAAGTGGATATCGCCAAAAAACTGGGTATCACGGTTGGAGAAGTCAGACTGATACTCCAACTGTTCAAGAGGAACGCCGGTTGA
- a CDS encoding metal-sulfur cluster assembly factor: MSKKVTKEDVLNALKNVIDFELGLDVVSLGLVYDIQIDDQNNVKVLMTMTTPMCPLAGMILSDAEEAIKRIEGVNNVEVELTFDPPWTPERMSPELREKFGV, encoded by the coding sequence ATGTCGAAAAAGGTGACTAAAGAAGATGTTCTGAACGCCCTGAAAAACGTGATCGATTTTGAACTCGGTCTGGATGTGGTGAGTCTGGGTCTGGTGTACGACATCCAGATAGACGATCAGAACAACGTGAAAGTCCTCATGACAATGACCACACCCATGTGTCCTCTTGCCGGAATGATTCTTTCCGACGCTGAAGAGGCGATAAAGAGGATCGAGGGAGTCAACAACGTGGAGGTGGAGCTCACATTCGACCCACCATGGACACCAGAAAGAATGTCTCCGGAGCTGAGAGAAAAATTTGGAGTTTGA
- a CDS encoding NAD-dependent protein deacylase — MKEFLDLLNESRLTVTLTGAGISTPSGIPDFRGPNGIYKKYSQNVFDIDFFYSHPEEFYQFAKEGIFPMLEAKPNLAHVLLAKLEEKGLIEAVITQNIDRLHQRAGSKKVIELHGNVEEYYCVRCEKKYTVEDVIEKLESLDVPRCDDCNGLIRPNIVFFGENLPQDALREAIELSSKASLMIVLGSSLVVYPAAELPLITVRSGGKLVIVNLGETPFDDIATLKYNMDVVEFARRVMEEGGIS, encoded by the coding sequence ATGAAGGAATTCCTGGATCTTCTCAATGAATCCAGATTGACCGTCACTCTCACGGGAGCCGGTATCAGTACCCCAAGCGGCATACCAGATTTCAGAGGACCGAATGGGATATACAAAAAGTATTCCCAGAATGTCTTCGACATTGATTTCTTCTACTCTCACCCTGAGGAATTCTACCAATTCGCCAAGGAAGGTATTTTCCCTATGTTAGAAGCAAAACCGAACCTTGCACACGTGCTGCTCGCAAAACTGGAAGAAAAGGGCCTGATAGAGGCTGTGATCACACAGAACATAGACAGACTTCACCAGAGAGCGGGCAGTAAAAAAGTGATAGAGCTACACGGAAACGTTGAGGAGTATTACTGTGTGAGGTGTGAGAAAAAATACACCGTCGAAGATGTTATAGAGAAACTCGAATCATTGGATGTTCCACGCTGTGATGACTGCAACGGTTTGATCAGGCCGAACATCGTGTTCTTTGGGGAAAATCTGCCGCAAGACGCCCTCAGGGAAGCGATCGAACTTTCATCCAAGGCCAGTTTGATGATCGTCCTGGGATCTTCGCTCGTTGTGTATCCCGCTGCCGAGCTTCCCCTCATAACTGTCAGGAGCGGTGGAAAGCTCGTTATCGTGAATTTGGGAGAAACTCCTTTCGATGATATCGCAACTTTGAAGTACAACATGGACGTTGTCGAGTTCGCCAGAAGAGTGATGGAAGAAGGAGGTATCTCATGA
- the prmC gene encoding peptide chain release factor N(5)-glutamine methyltransferase, whose protein sequence is MDTRKNVSGAERKIWSLIKDCSGKLEGVTETPVLEVLLIVSRVLGIRKEDLFLKDLVVSPTEEKRILKLVEKRASGYPLHYILGEKEFMGLSLLVEEGVFVPRPETEELVELALELIRKYGIKAVADIGTGSGAIGVSVAKFSDVVVFATDVSSKAVEVARKNAERHGVSDRFFVRKGEFLEPFKEKFASIEMILSNPPYVKSSAHLPKDVLFEPAEALFGGEDGLDFYREFFGRYNTSGKIVLMEIGEDQVEELKKIVSDAVFLKDSAGKYRFLFLNRRSS, encoded by the coding sequence ATGGACACCAGAAAGAATGTCTCCGGAGCTGAGAGAAAAATTTGGAGTTTGATAAAAGACTGCTCTGGAAAACTCGAGGGAGTGACCGAAACTCCTGTTCTTGAGGTGTTACTCATCGTTTCCCGGGTACTTGGGATCCGCAAGGAAGATCTCTTTTTGAAAGACTTGGTAGTTTCTCCAACTGAGGAAAAAAGGATTCTGAAACTCGTGGAGAAAAGAGCAAGTGGATATCCCCTGCACTACATTCTCGGTGAGAAAGAGTTCATGGGTCTTTCTTTACTCGTGGAAGAAGGTGTATTCGTTCCAAGACCGGAGACGGAGGAACTGGTCGAACTCGCCCTCGAGCTGATAAGAAAGTACGGAATAAAAGCAGTCGCAGACATAGGAACAGGAAGCGGTGCCATTGGAGTGAGTGTAGCGAAATTCTCCGATGTGGTTGTTTTCGCGACGGACGTTTCTTCCAAAGCTGTTGAAGTCGCCAGAAAAAACGCGGAGAGGCACGGTGTTTCCGACAGATTCTTTGTGAGAAAAGGTGAGTTTCTTGAACCGTTCAAAGAAAAGTTCGCATCGATCGAGATGATCCTTTCGAATCCTCCATACGTGAAATCAAGTGCTCATCTGCCAAAAGATGTTCTTTTCGAACCTGCAGAGGCGCTTTTTGGAGGAGAGGACGGCCTCGACTTTTACAGAGAATTTTTCGGCAGGTACAACACGAGTGGAAAGATTGTGCTGATGGAGATAGGAGAAGACCAGGTGGAGGAGTTGAAAAAGATCGTTTCCGACGCTGTTTTCCTGAAGGATTCCGCCGGAAAGTACCGTTTTCTCTTTCTCAACCGGCGTTCCTCTTGA
- a CDS encoding DUF4897 domain-containing protein — protein MSSRTIYILLIIMVVFMLVEFLFFFLGGRAPFEIVYYRSTMEYDYSGNATFTTSAKLYFKDEKKKEEYKINYASASKEELNKYFSQISKEVGREIVPLDYNVRVEDTGGMLEVTETTLLRGAAQVKGDVLDTSMGSLTMNVAGETEIVVKLPEDAAVISVTPTPSERENNTLIWRPDSSMVFPKVIFKRVNENEGIPGSSQ, from the coding sequence TTGAGCTCAAGAACCATCTACATCTTGCTGATCATCATGGTTGTTTTCATGCTCGTCGAATTTCTCTTTTTCTTTCTGGGAGGAAGAGCTCCCTTTGAAATAGTATACTACAGGAGCACCATGGAATACGATTATTCCGGGAACGCCACGTTCACCACCAGTGCGAAGCTTTATTTTAAAGATGAGAAGAAAAAAGAAGAGTACAAGATCAATTATGCTTCTGCATCTAAGGAGGAGTTGAATAAATACTTTTCTCAGATCAGCAAAGAAGTTGGAAGAGAAATAGTTCCACTGGATTACAACGTGAGAGTTGAAGACACAGGAGGTATGCTCGAAGTCACAGAAACAACGCTCCTGAGGGGAGCTGCACAGGTGAAGGGTGATGTCTTGGACACCAGCATGGGAAGTCTCACAATGAACGTAGCGGGTGAAACGGAGATCGTCGTGAAATTACCTGAAGACGCAGCTGTGATATCGGTCACACCAACCCCATCTGAACGTGAGAACAACACTCTGATCTGGCGTCCAGATTCATCCATGGTGTTTCCAAAAGTTATCTTTAAAAGGGTGAATGAAAATGAAGGAATTCCTGGATCTTCTCAATGA